The following proteins come from a genomic window of Brevibacillus antibioticus:
- a CDS encoding aspartyl-phosphate phosphatase Spo0E family protein, giving the protein MRLIAAIAFEKGVPPLRQVKGTPAGGAVTAPISKGITLSLDREGITYHDIDHLKNIVEQLRGQLVQLYLEKRDLLDAEVVELSQQLDQYILVIQSKMMKKDR; this is encoded by the coding sequence GTGAGACTTATAGCAGCAATTGCATTTGAAAAGGGCGTTCCACCCCTTCGACAGGTTAAAGGAACGCCCGCAGGAGGAGCAGTTACAGCTCCTATAAGTAAAGGTATCACGCTATCTCTAGATCGAGAAGGAATAACCTACCACGATATTGATCATTTGAAAAATATTGTGGAACAATTGCGTGGCCAACTGGTGCAGTTGTATTTAGAGAAGCGTGATTTGTTGGATGCTGAAGTCGTGGAATTAAGCCAGCAGTTGGATCAGTACATTCTGGTTATTCAATCAAAAATGATGAAAAAAGATAGATAA
- a CDS encoding DUF4309 domain-containing protein produces MVDLIKICRNALLVVVLSSITLFGCSNVSEKTEDIPVTSAQSDTLEKVKNGQLEGVLIGIGATKKEVLDKVGTPIEGRNSEYGFTVYYDGFNLQFEDYANSIDEVKDTSKVVLMNAEPKTVGMTGKPEEIKKIVGEPSREFMDDTGDDTFILEYENNGNLLRFTFDSKDSSVRYVTLRVK; encoded by the coding sequence GTGGTTGATTTGATTAAAATATGTCGTAATGCTTTACTTGTGGTTGTTCTTAGCTCAATAACTTTATTTGGCTGTTCCAATGTTTCTGAAAAAACTGAAGATATTCCTGTTACTTCTGCTCAATCGGACACTTTGGAGAAGGTGAAAAATGGACAATTAGAAGGTGTCTTAATAGGCATTGGAGCAACAAAGAAAGAGGTTTTGGATAAAGTCGGAACCCCCATCGAGGGTAGAAATTCTGAGTATGGATTCACAGTATATTATGATGGATTTAATTTACAATTCGAAGACTATGCGAATTCAATTGATGAAGTAAAGGATACGAGTAAAGTCGTCCTAATGAATGCCGAACCAAAGACTGTTGGAATGACTGGAAAACCTGAGGAAATCAAAAAAATAGTAGGCGAGCCCTCCAGAGAGTTTATGGATGACACAGGTGATGATACGTTTATATTGGAATATGAAAATAATGGGAACCTACTAAGATTTACGTTTGATTCAAAAGATAGTTCAGTAAGGTATGTTACCCTTCGAGTCAAATAA
- a CDS encoding RNA polymerase sigma factor — protein sequence MDEWELIAKCQKGEPEAFEQLVKPYLAMAYRTAYLIIHDKHLAQDAVQEGLIEAYQHIDRLDPKRGVAFRNWLYRIITFRALNLVRKQKPAVEYEEMIPEEALTPLDNVIQREEQRQIWQAIRSMKAEHRAVIILYYYEGFSVSEIAKITGSFEGTVKSRMHKARKLIAQQLDKDCKRSDFLREGAMTHD from the coding sequence GTGGATGAGTGGGAATTGATTGCCAAATGCCAAAAGGGCGAGCCTGAAGCCTTTGAACAATTGGTCAAGCCTTATCTGGCGATGGCATACCGGACAGCGTATTTGATCATTCATGACAAGCATCTGGCGCAGGACGCAGTTCAGGAAGGGCTTATCGAAGCGTATCAGCACATAGACCGACTCGATCCAAAAAGGGGAGTGGCCTTTCGCAATTGGCTATACCGGATCATTACGTTTCGGGCTCTGAATCTGGTTCGCAAGCAAAAGCCTGCTGTGGAATACGAAGAGATGATCCCGGAAGAGGCGCTAACGCCGCTGGACAACGTGATCCAGCGAGAGGAGCAGAGGCAAATATGGCAGGCGATTCGCAGCATGAAGGCGGAGCATCGCGCGGTCATTATTCTTTACTATTACGAGGGCTTCAGTGTGTCGGAGATCGCCAAAATCACGGGCTCCTTCGAGGGTACGGTCAAGTCGCGGATGCACAAGGCCAGGAAGCTGATCGCACAACAATTGGACAAGGATTGCAAACGATCTGATTTTTTGCGGGAAGGGGCAATGACTCATGACTAA
- a CDS encoding DUF4179 domain-containing protein — MTNEERQIQETLRKVAGAVETPNFQMPNKNDVVQVRRRSVFRSKKWASIGIASAVVLGLLGTMQVSPTFAAYVKSIFAQEGFDEGVQQAARQGFSETSNLSVTDQGITLEVKEIIADPAQVIVALMIKQSDDKPLLPTYPSATNAESNAVELLDAKGAVISDEWGTTFEDNAGFIRFILGKKGQEPLPKTLSIHFDEIGDRKGNWELQVPITMAKTTAATTVLPVNQTQVTKHGLKMTLHQIVNTPTATRIELETQWTEASKKQLEQEAKKLTGKTTNPDYAPFLPYQQYRLGYYYEGADGSKGKERIIYNSYPIDRYGHFRWINDDDPLPKGKAATLVINSLHKAIPYDMSVTFHPDELNKKPVIQQVGEDIFTLKSIKLAKDDDSGKQQMEMEIDVLSKDITRIYLPWWVLQDGQGTTYRAKKGHQSKGPVDQSGRERATYKIRLEDSGHWEGGEITKLPEKITLRLDAVQKKYPLEWRIPVTHP, encoded by the coding sequence ATGACTAACGAGGAGCGGCAAATCCAAGAGACGCTTAGGAAAGTAGCGGGAGCTGTCGAGACGCCGAATTTTCAAATGCCAAACAAGAATGACGTAGTGCAAGTGAGAAGACGCTCAGTTTTCCGAAGCAAAAAATGGGCTTCTATCGGCATCGCTTCCGCTGTCGTACTCGGGCTGCTCGGAACCATGCAAGTGTCCCCAACATTTGCGGCCTATGTCAAATCGATCTTTGCCCAAGAAGGGTTCGATGAAGGAGTACAACAGGCAGCGAGACAAGGCTTCTCCGAAACATCGAATCTTTCTGTTACCGATCAGGGGATCACCTTGGAGGTAAAGGAAATCATTGCTGATCCGGCGCAGGTAATAGTAGCTTTAATGATAAAACAGTCGGATGACAAGCCGTTGCTCCCTACATATCCGTCAGCGACAAACGCAGAATCCAATGCCGTTGAATTGTTGGATGCCAAAGGGGCGGTCATTTCTGACGAGTGGGGAACAACCTTTGAAGATAATGCCGGATTCATCCGGTTTATCCTCGGGAAAAAAGGACAGGAGCCCCTTCCGAAAACGTTGTCGATCCATTTTGATGAAATCGGTGATAGAAAAGGAAACTGGGAGCTGCAAGTTCCGATCACGATGGCAAAAACAACGGCTGCAACGACTGTGCTGCCTGTCAATCAAACGCAAGTGACGAAGCATGGATTGAAGATGACCCTGCACCAGATCGTCAACACGCCAACGGCCACCCGAATTGAGCTGGAGACACAATGGACAGAGGCGTCCAAAAAACAATTGGAACAAGAAGCAAAAAAGCTAACCGGAAAGACGACGAACCCCGATTATGCTCCATTTCTTCCGTATCAGCAATATAGGCTGGGATATTACTACGAGGGAGCAGATGGCAGCAAGGGGAAGGAAAGAATCATATATAATTCTTATCCCATTGATCGCTATGGGCATTTCCGTTGGATCAATGACGACGATCCGTTGCCAAAAGGCAAAGCAGCGACACTTGTCATAAATAGCCTCCATAAGGCGATCCCGTACGATATGAGTGTCACCTTCCATCCGGATGAATTGAACAAGAAGCCAGTGATCCAACAAGTGGGAGAAGATATCTTTACGTTGAAAAGCATCAAGCTGGCAAAAGATGATGATTCGGGAAAACAGCAAATGGAAATGGAGATCGATGTACTCTCCAAAGATATTACGAGAATTTATTTGCCTTGGTGGGTACTTCAAGATGGGCAGGGGACAACCTACCGGGCTAAAAAGGGTCATCAATCCAAGGGACCCGTTGATCAGTCAGGACGCGAGCGAGCAACGTACAAAATTCGGCTGGAGGACAGCGGTCATTGGGAAGGAGGGGAAATAACCAAGCTCCCGGAGAAGATAACGCTACGACTGGATGCTGTTCAGAAAAAATATCCGCTAGAGTGGCGAATTCCAGTTACCCATCCATAA
- a CDS encoding haloacid dehalogenase-like hydrolase — MSHRKAQPKTWWLTMLMIVALLAMQMPALAKDTNVQMLDKGKWAPATYQAVHEMIEKHGIKSASYNAKKKPYAVFDWDNTSIMHDTEEALLVYQINHLAYKLTPEEFGKVIRTNVPEGPFSDSYKNVDGKPVTLDAIATDLVADYKYLYQNYQGLKGTKSLEEVTATEQFADFKAKLFFLYEAINDTHSTSIGYPWILYLFTNMTVEEVQQLAEASNDHSLGMAIEKVTWTSSKSLAGKAGVVKASHTTGLRLTSEVANLMNTLRANGIDVYVVSASLEDVVRVFATLPKYGYNLPAENIIGMRLKTENGRITNVYQPDYPITVAHGKTEVIQNVLVKKYGHGPIFIAGDSNGDFEMMTELDSVKLALVVNRVKGGKIGQQITKGAEQMGKANPTVVLQGRDENTGMWIPSEATIRLGQTEPQLVAK; from the coding sequence ATGTCACACAGAAAAGCACAACCCAAAACATGGTGGCTGACCATGCTGATGATCGTCGCTCTGCTCGCGATGCAGATGCCAGCTTTGGCCAAGGACACCAACGTACAGATGCTCGACAAGGGGAAATGGGCACCTGCGACTTATCAAGCCGTCCATGAAATGATTGAGAAACACGGCATCAAGAGTGCCTCCTACAATGCCAAAAAGAAGCCGTATGCCGTTTTTGACTGGGACAATACGAGCATCATGCATGACACAGAGGAAGCGTTGCTTGTTTATCAGATCAACCATTTGGCTTACAAGCTCACACCAGAAGAATTCGGGAAGGTCATCCGTACGAATGTACCAGAAGGACCGTTTTCCGATTCGTATAAAAATGTCGATGGCAAGCCTGTCACGCTCGATGCCATCGCGACTGATCTCGTAGCAGACTACAAGTACTTATATCAAAATTATCAAGGTCTTAAAGGAACGAAGTCGCTGGAAGAAGTGACAGCAACAGAGCAATTCGCAGATTTCAAAGCCAAGCTGTTTTTCTTGTACGAAGCGATCAACGATACGCACAGCACCTCAATTGGCTATCCGTGGATCCTCTACCTCTTCACGAACATGACAGTGGAAGAAGTGCAACAGTTGGCGGAAGCATCCAATGATCACAGCCTGGGCATGGCGATTGAAAAAGTAACCTGGACGAGCTCGAAATCGTTGGCAGGCAAAGCAGGCGTAGTGAAAGCCTCCCATACAACGGGCTTGCGCCTCACTTCCGAAGTAGCAAACCTGATGAACACACTGCGTGCCAATGGCATCGACGTGTATGTCGTGAGTGCCTCCTTGGAGGATGTTGTTCGTGTTTTCGCTACCCTACCGAAATATGGCTACAATCTCCCAGCGGAGAACATCATCGGCATGCGTCTGAAAACAGAAAACGGACGGATTACGAATGTTTACCAGCCTGACTACCCGATCACGGTAGCCCACGGCAAGACGGAAGTGATCCAGAATGTATTGGTGAAAAAGTACGGTCACGGCCCTATCTTCATCGCGGGCGATAGCAACGGTGATTTCGAGATGATGACAGAGCTGGACAGCGTAAAACTCGCGCTCGTCGTGAACCGCGTCAAGGGCGGCAAAATTGGTCAGCAAATTACCAAAGGTGCCGAACAGATGGGTAAGGCCAACCCAACGGTAGTCCTGCAAGGACGTGACGAGAACACAGGCATGTGGATTCCGAGCGAAGCGACGATCCGACTTGGGCAGACAGAGCCGCAGTTGGTCGCGAAATAA
- a CDS encoding aminopeptidase has protein sequence MTLIESSKGILMNCLALQANETFLVVADERKRDIGEALWEAGKQIGAEAMLMVMKEREKSGQEPPAAVAAAMKSADVVVCVTQHSLTHTKARKEAAANGTRLATMPAITEDMFLAGAISADYTQVKALTERVTEMLTRASTVRIEKAGKSLTFSIADRNGVPSTGMYVNPGESGNLPSGEAYIAPLEGTAEGQILVDGSIAGIGKIDSPLLLTVQKGRITEAEGTAAERLLQMLGDQDGRMLGEFGIGTNDKARITGVVLEDEKVYGTIHVAFGSNNTFGGTIVAGVHIDLVVKEPDVYLDDKCIMKSGKLLAT, from the coding sequence ATGACATTGATAGAATCCAGCAAAGGCATTTTGATGAATTGCTTGGCATTGCAAGCAAATGAGACATTTTTGGTGGTGGCCGACGAGCGGAAGCGGGACATCGGTGAGGCGCTCTGGGAAGCGGGTAAACAGATCGGGGCAGAAGCGATGCTGATGGTGATGAAGGAGCGGGAAAAGTCCGGTCAAGAGCCTCCTGCGGCTGTTGCAGCGGCGATGAAGAGCGCAGACGTGGTGGTATGTGTGACCCAGCACTCTTTGACGCATACAAAAGCCCGAAAAGAAGCAGCAGCAAATGGTACGAGACTGGCTACCATGCCAGCAATTACGGAAGACATGTTCCTTGCGGGGGCGATTTCCGCTGACTATACACAAGTAAAGGCACTCACCGAGCGCGTGACCGAGATGCTGACGCGGGCAAGTACCGTGCGAATCGAAAAAGCGGGCAAGTCACTGACGTTTTCTATCGCAGATCGCAATGGAGTGCCGAGTACTGGCATGTACGTCAATCCTGGTGAATCGGGCAACTTGCCTTCCGGGGAAGCTTATATCGCCCCATTGGAAGGGACGGCGGAGGGACAAATCCTGGTCGATGGTTCTATCGCTGGTATCGGGAAAATTGATTCGCCCTTGCTGCTGACGGTCCAAAAGGGTCGGATCACAGAGGCAGAAGGAACGGCGGCTGAACGCCTTCTGCAAATGCTTGGGGACCAAGACGGGCGCATGCTGGGTGAATTCGGAATCGGTACGAATGATAAGGCGCGTATCACGGGAGTTGTGCTGGAGGACGAGAAGGTGTACGGAACGATTCACGTAGCCTTTGGTAGCAACAACACGTTTGGTGGGACGATTGTCGCGGGGGTACATATCGATCTGGTTGTCAAAGAGCCGGATGTGTATTTGGACGACAAATGTATCATGAAGAGTGGAAAACTATTGGCAACTTAG
- the cls gene encoding cardiolipin synthase, translating to MALSEKIIVMITIGNLILAAVLIFMERRNIAATWAWLMVLLFLPGIGFIIYLIFGHKLSKKKLYRLKEGEFSHFRAAVDRQKQLLAQGELQVNDPEMERHRDMIFMNVVSDGAYYTQDNTIQVFKEGHSLFNLMFKQMEEAREHIHLLYYILNDDELGKQLIQLLTKKAQEGVEVRLLYDAVGSSGVSSRFLRPLVEAGGEVASFFPAKIPFLNFRVNFRNHRKLTIIDGKIGYIGGFNIGDEYLGKDKKLGYWRDTHLLIEGRAVYMLQARFFLDWNLSAPKRMHESLAYFPEIQEAEGTIGVQIVSSGPNSEKEQIKHAFLKMIYKARKKIYLQTPYFVPDESMLTALKMAAMSGVDVRVMVPGRPDHLLVFWATHSYLGDLLKSGVRCFLYEKGFMHAKAIVVDTQLSSVGTANVDIRSFKLNFETNAFMYDSQMAEELEELFVSDLADCREMTLGEYVNRPLRLRLLESLTRLLSPLL from the coding sequence ATGGCATTGTCCGAAAAGATAATTGTGATGATAACAATAGGTAACCTGATTTTGGCTGCCGTTCTTATTTTCATGGAGAGGCGAAACATTGCGGCAACCTGGGCCTGGTTGATGGTTTTGCTGTTTTTGCCGGGCATCGGGTTTATCATTTACCTGATTTTTGGACATAAGCTAAGCAAGAAAAAGCTGTATCGGCTCAAGGAAGGGGAATTTTCCCATTTCCGGGCTGCGGTAGACAGACAAAAGCAGTTACTTGCCCAGGGTGAACTACAGGTGAACGACCCTGAGATGGAGAGACACCGCGACATGATTTTCATGAACGTGGTAAGTGATGGAGCGTATTACACGCAGGATAATACCATTCAGGTTTTTAAGGAAGGCCATAGTCTGTTCAACCTCATGTTCAAACAGATGGAGGAAGCACGCGAGCATATACATTTGCTCTACTATATTTTGAATGACGATGAGTTAGGGAAGCAGCTCATTCAACTGTTGACGAAGAAGGCACAGGAGGGCGTCGAGGTCCGATTGCTCTATGACGCGGTTGGTTCCTCTGGTGTCTCATCCCGGTTCCTGCGCCCATTGGTCGAAGCAGGGGGGGAAGTCGCCTCCTTTTTCCCGGCGAAGATTCCGTTCCTTAATTTTCGGGTCAACTTCAGGAATCATCGCAAGCTGACGATTATTGATGGCAAAATCGGCTATATCGGAGGCTTCAACATCGGGGATGAATACTTGGGTAAGGATAAGAAGCTGGGGTATTGGCGTGACACCCATTTGCTGATTGAAGGAAGAGCGGTGTACATGCTGCAAGCACGATTTTTCCTGGACTGGAATTTGTCTGCACCGAAAAGAATGCATGAATCACTCGCGTATTTTCCGGAGATTCAAGAGGCCGAGGGAACGATTGGCGTTCAGATCGTATCGAGCGGGCCAAACTCGGAAAAAGAGCAAATCAAGCATGCTTTTTTGAAGATGATTTACAAGGCACGGAAAAAGATTTACTTGCAGACTCCGTATTTCGTTCCCGATGAAAGTATGCTGACCGCACTAAAAATGGCGGCAATGTCCGGGGTGGATGTGCGGGTGATGGTCCCGGGAAGGCCAGATCATTTGTTGGTATTCTGGGCGACTCACTCTTATCTCGGCGATTTGTTAAAGAGCGGTGTGCGCTGCTTCCTCTACGAAAAAGGCTTCATGCACGCCAAAGCCATCGTGGTCGATACCCAGTTGTCGTCTGTCGGAACGGCCAATGTCGATATTCGCAGCTTCAAGCTGAATTTCGAGACGAATGCGTTTATGTACGATTCGCAGATGGCAGAGGAGCTGGAGGAACTGTTTGTGTCCGATCTGGCTGATTGCCGGGAAATGACGTTGGGAGAGTATGTGAACCGACCACTGCGTTTGCGCTTGCTGGAATCGTTGACGCGGCTATTGTCTCCGCTGTTATAA
- a CDS encoding aromatic ring-hydroxylating oxygenase subunit alpha, which produces MIVQDTVLRNEWIVACRSVDVQDRPIQVTIMGERVVLFRNKEGIHAFKDLCIHRGAALSLGCVREGKLVCPYHGWEYEASGACVKIPQLPADQAIPGKARAIIYGCAERYGFVWVNLANQSPEFFALPEFEDQHFRNVIWGPQTVMAKPPRVVENFLDVGHLAVVHEGYLGVETHMEIGDYRVHRDENGVIRTDEIKIFQPDPDGTGQAKHVYYTYEILRPLTVKFTKRDAENGNLMSILLTVMPLDEARSVAYGVLSFNYETNLSDEEIIRFQNLIFAQDKPIVENQKPEDLPLDLQVELSLKCDRASIAYRQYLTEMGVTFGTA; this is translated from the coding sequence ATGATCGTGCAAGATACCGTGCTACGTAATGAGTGGATCGTCGCCTGTCGTTCGGTGGATGTGCAAGACCGCCCGATCCAGGTCACCATTATGGGCGAGCGGGTCGTCCTCTTCCGCAACAAAGAAGGAATCCATGCGTTTAAAGACCTCTGTATCCATAGAGGCGCTGCCCTGTCTCTGGGCTGTGTACGAGAAGGTAAGCTGGTCTGTCCGTATCACGGATGGGAATATGAAGCATCCGGAGCCTGTGTAAAAATCCCTCAGTTGCCTGCCGATCAAGCGATTCCCGGCAAGGCCCGCGCTATTATATACGGCTGTGCAGAGCGCTATGGATTCGTATGGGTGAATCTCGCTAACCAATCTCCTGAGTTTTTTGCCCTGCCGGAATTTGAGGATCAGCATTTTCGAAATGTCATTTGGGGGCCACAGACAGTGATGGCCAAGCCTCCACGCGTCGTAGAGAACTTTTTGGATGTAGGCCATCTGGCTGTCGTTCATGAGGGTTATTTGGGTGTCGAAACGCACATGGAAATCGGGGATTACCGCGTTCACCGCGACGAGAACGGTGTGATTCGCACGGATGAGATCAAGATTTTTCAGCCTGACCCGGACGGTACTGGTCAAGCGAAGCACGTCTATTACACCTACGAAATCCTCCGTCCACTCACGGTAAAATTCACGAAGCGTGATGCAGAAAACGGCAATCTCATGTCCATTTTGCTAACTGTGATGCCGCTGGATGAAGCGCGAAGCGTAGCTTATGGCGTACTTTCTTTTAATTACGAGACGAACCTTTCCGATGAGGAAATCATTCGCTTCCAAAACCTCATCTTTGCACAAGATAAACCGATCGTGGAAAACCAAAAGCCTGAGGACCTGCCACTCGATCTGCAAGTGGAGCTGTCCTTAAAATGCGACCGTGCGAGCATCGCTTACCGTCAATACTTGACAGAGATGGGTGTTACGTTCGGTACAGCATAA
- a CDS encoding uracil-xanthine permease family protein, with the protein MEQHRENNQLVVGVDDKISVGKAFLLGLQHVLAMDLYIAPIIIAGLLTMDASSTSFFIQMCFLATGIGTLIQTGFGLRLPVVQGPSYVPIGALAAIGSKLGMGAMIGSMIPGALFVALMGYPLKWFAKAVRKFIPPLVGGTVIIIVGIALMPTGMGNIYHSPGNIWTNILIAAVSAGVLVICMLLGTRAKVAGAFFRLVSVLIAIFVGTVTAAFFGTVDFSPVGQAPWLSMPKLFPYGAPVFDISAVLTMLFVYMIIMIETTGTWFVVSTVTNSELTEERLNRGAVGEGLGCFVGALFGGTPTTGYSSNAGLIAVTGVGSRMAIMAGGLILIALGLVPKLSAAITCIPEPVINGIFGIVCVAIVANGIKVIQNITIDDRTMMVMGLPILLTMAVTVLPKDALAGVPDFVNYILSSGITVGALATVLLNLLIPEGKKNRAKVPQQQPVSN; encoded by the coding sequence GTGGAACAACATCGAGAAAACAATCAGCTTGTTGTGGGCGTCGATGACAAAATCAGTGTGGGAAAGGCGTTTTTACTTGGTTTGCAGCATGTGTTAGCTATGGACTTGTACATTGCTCCTATCATTATTGCTGGGCTGCTGACCATGGACGCTTCAAGCACTTCTTTCTTTATTCAAATGTGTTTTCTCGCAACAGGTATCGGGACGTTGATCCAGACTGGCTTTGGACTGCGTTTACCTGTTGTGCAAGGTCCTTCCTATGTACCCATCGGTGCGCTGGCTGCGATTGGCAGTAAGCTGGGGATGGGTGCGATGATTGGCAGCATGATTCCAGGGGCGTTGTTTGTGGCCCTGATGGGTTATCCGTTGAAATGGTTTGCCAAAGCGGTTCGCAAATTCATTCCACCGCTCGTCGGCGGGACGGTGATCATCATCGTGGGCATTGCCTTGATGCCAACAGGGATGGGAAACATTTATCACTCCCCGGGAAATATTTGGACGAACATTCTGATTGCCGCCGTTTCTGCTGGTGTGCTGGTCATCTGTATGCTGCTTGGCACAAGAGCAAAGGTTGCGGGGGCGTTTTTTAGACTTGTATCTGTCCTGATTGCGATTTTTGTCGGAACGGTAACCGCTGCTTTTTTTGGAACAGTAGATTTTAGTCCGGTTGGACAAGCACCGTGGCTGTCCATGCCGAAGCTGTTTCCGTATGGTGCTCCTGTATTTGATATTAGTGCTGTTTTGACGATGCTTTTTGTTTATATGATTATCATGATTGAAACAACAGGGACTTGGTTCGTCGTCTCTACGGTAACGAACAGTGAATTGACGGAGGAGAGACTGAATCGTGGTGCTGTCGGTGAAGGCTTGGGGTGCTTTGTCGGGGCATTATTCGGAGGTACACCTACGACTGGCTATTCCTCCAATGCCGGGTTGATTGCGGTGACAGGAGTAGGAAGCCGGATGGCGATTATGGCTGGAGGATTGATCTTGATTGCCCTTGGGCTGGTGCCGAAGCTGTCGGCGGCGATTACCTGTATACCGGAGCCAGTTATCAACGGGATTTTTGGGATCGTGTGTGTAGCGATTGTGGCGAATGGGATCAAAGTCATTCAAAACATTACGATTGATGACCGCACGATGATGGTCATGGGTCTGCCGATTCTGCTGACGATGGCGGTAACGGTTCTACCAAAAGATGCGCTCGCCGGAGTACCAGATTTCGTGAACTACATTTTATCGTCAGGCATTACAGTAGGGGCGTTGGCAACGGTGCTTTTGAATCTGCTCATTCCAGAGGGAAAAAAGAACAGAGCGAAAGTTCCACAGCAACAGCCTGTCAGCAACTAA
- a CDS encoding ABC transporter substrate-binding protein: protein MKRLRIQAWLPGLMVLSLFLLTACGQTASTNPATPAQESKSSETRVLKHAKGESTIPVKPQRVVALQYLGPMLALGVKPIGALKGHMEGPDMEPLVSGIEVVGDYDAYNLEKILELQPDLILTSSEDEQQVYEKLTKIAPVVAIDFDQYDVYGHVQKVAEALGREEEGKAWEQRYKAKVEEARKLVKAKVGKDETVAALNVRAKTIKMYGARNMGHVLYNDLQLNPPPLIKGEIEKDPLFWSKDVSMELLPEYAADHIFLMLFPGEDAAQYLKEIEQSSLWRNLPAVKNNHVYVVDVDRWLGYDPVLIEKQLDEAVQDLTGAKK from the coding sequence ATGAAACGATTACGCATACAAGCTTGGCTGCCCGGATTGATGGTTCTTTCTTTGTTCTTGCTCACGGCATGCGGTCAGACAGCCAGCACCAATCCAGCTACGCCTGCACAAGAGAGTAAAAGCAGCGAGACTCGTGTCCTGAAGCACGCAAAAGGCGAATCTACCATTCCTGTGAAACCTCAGCGCGTCGTAGCCCTGCAATATTTGGGTCCCATGCTTGCCCTTGGTGTAAAGCCAATCGGTGCGTTGAAGGGACATATGGAAGGTCCGGACATGGAGCCGCTGGTCAGTGGAATCGAAGTCGTGGGAGACTATGATGCCTATAATCTGGAGAAAATCCTCGAGTTGCAGCCTGACTTGATCCTCACCAGTTCCGAAGACGAGCAACAGGTATATGAAAAGCTGACGAAGATTGCTCCTGTCGTGGCGATCGACTTCGATCAATACGATGTCTACGGGCATGTACAAAAGGTAGCGGAAGCTCTAGGTCGAGAGGAAGAAGGAAAGGCTTGGGAGCAGAGGTACAAAGCAAAGGTTGAGGAAGCACGCAAGCTCGTAAAGGCTAAGGTCGGGAAGGACGAGACCGTTGCAGCATTAAACGTCCGTGCGAAAACGATTAAAATGTACGGTGCTCGCAACATGGGCCATGTGTTGTACAACGACCTTCAGTTGAACCCACCGCCACTCATTAAGGGCGAAATCGAAAAAGACCCGCTGTTCTGGTCAAAAGACGTGTCCATGGAGCTTTTGCCGGAATATGCAGCCGACCATATTTTCCTGATGCTGTTCCCTGGAGAGGATGCCGCTCAGTATTTGAAAGAAATTGAGCAAAGCAGCCTGTGGAGGAACTTACCCGCTGTAAAAAACAACCATGTTTACGTAGTCGATGTGGATAGATGGCTTGGCTACGACCCTGTTCTGATTGAAAAGCAGCTGGATGAAGCTGTGCAGGATTTGACTGGAGCGAAGAAGTAA